The sequence GAAATCTTAATatagttatacatgctaagtattGTCTGGGATTTTAAGTGGCAATGTGCTTAATATTCCTTGGTACATGTACTTGTGCGTGACTGATTGCATGCATCTCTATTTCTTTCAGATAGCATCACAAAGTCTAATGACTTAGCCCAATGTACTGACATTCAGACAGTCTGTAACAATGACCACAGTAATCTTGGCAAAGTAGATGTAGTCGTATTAGACCTTTACTCTGGTTGCGGCGGAATGTCAACTGGGCTCTGCCTCGGTTCCAAGCTCTCTTATGTTAATCTTGTCACGGTAATTTTTTTAATCAATTATAGGTTCTAGTTCAGATCGTTAGTCTAAGAAACTCACCCTTGCAATTAAGCCCCATAGAAGAGAGTCTATACAAATGGCATTTATGCCAATTTCATGGTCTGACCAACTTTTTTGtacatatgtttttttttttttttaaatatagaaATGGGCTGTTGATACTGATGAAGCTGCCTGTGAGAGTTTCAGACTTAATCATCCCGAAACAAAGGTAACTAAGTTTTGTTTCCTGATCTGCGATATGTTGGTAACCCAGAAAATGTTTTAGTTTAATGTTAAATTTTCTCTTTGAACAGATTAGGAATGAATCGGCAGCTGattaccttgatttattaaaggaATGGGAAAAACTCTGCAAACTTTATAGGATTGACTGTGCAGAGATTTCACCAAGCTCTAATTCTAGAACTTCAAGAATCAAGACAAGATCAAATGCTGATAATGAGATTTCATCTGATGAATTTGAAGTTTCAGAACTACTAGATATCTGTTATGGTGATCCTAATGAAACAGGGAAGCGTGAGTTGACATTTAAGGTATAAATCATTTCCAATGCTTTGGACGATTCTTAAGTTGAAACACTAGGACCTTTTAGTACAAAAATGGAAGACCTAGGTTTCAGTTCATTTTTCTGTTTTTAGGTGCGCTGGAAAGGTTACGGTTCGAGCGACGATACCTGGGAGCCAAGTAAAGGATTGAGGTATGCCATTTTGAAGTTAACATGAAGCCTACTCTGTTTACTGTGTATACATTTTTAGACGTTGTTCTTCCCTTTTTTCCTCGCAGTAACTGCCAAGATAAGATACGAGATTTCGTAAGAGAGGGATTTAAAAAGAAGATACTGCCACTTCCTGTGAGTGTCATTTGTGTTGCTTGTATGGTGATATATATGCAAACTTTGTTTCTTAGTAAGTTTGTAATTTCAGGGAGATGTTGACGTTGTATGTGGGGGTCCACCATGCCAAGGGATTAGTGGCTATAATCGCTTTCGGAATGTTGATGCGCCTCTAGATGATGAAAAAAACCAGCAAataatcattttcatggacatagtAAAGTTTTTGAAGCCTAAGTATGTGCTGATGGAAAATGTTGCCGACATATTGAGGTTTGCCGATGGCGTGCTTGGACGCTATGCTTTGAGTCGTTTGGTTCATATGAATTACCAAGCGAGAGTTGGGATTATTGCTGCTGGTTGTTATGGTCTTCCACAATTTCGGCTGCGTACATTCTTGTGGGGCGCTCATCCATCTGTGGTAAATTAATTCACATTTTTTGTAATGTTACGATCTGAATTCATCAGAACTTCTTCTGATACTGTTTGCTGGTTTGCAGAAACTGCCACAGTTTCCACTTCCTACTCATGATGTCATTGTGAGATATGGTGGTCCAAGGGAGTTTGAGGTGCAGACTGGTTATCCATTCATCATATCATTTCTTATCACTGCATTTCTTAAGCTTGCAAATGATACAGGTTTGGGTCGACCCTATCAGGGCTGGCGTGTAAAGATTGCTCAACACACCTGCTTTTAAAAGCAATATTTTAAGAAAACAGCTGTCATGACGGTTACAACCGCTTGGTGTTATGATGTTAAGGGCCATAGACCGTCATACCATTATAATGGCTGTTTCCTGACATTGCTTTTACTCTGACCATAAGTACTATTAGTTATATGTTTTTCTATGTTAAAACAAGTTATTGACTCAGGGTCTATCCACACCCTGGCAGAGTGAAGGGTAGTAGACATGATTCAAGAGTGCTCAATGTTAACATGATTTGTTAAGCTTAAATGTACGTTTAATCACACGTTAGGGTCAAGTTTTGCCAGTTCTGACCATAATTGCCTATATTCTTGCAGCGTTGTATAGTCGCATATGATGAAGGCCAACCACGAAGTCTAGAAAAAGCACTTGTTCTTCGGGACGCTCTATCCGATCTTCCAGAAGTATGTACCTAGCTATGTTTCAGTTGTCTGACTTGATGTTTATGAtgttagacattatccttttttaACGTTTTCAGTAATTTTAGGTGACAACTCATGAAACTCGTGATGAGATGCCTTACAAAGAGGATCCACTAACAGAGTTTCAAAAGTACATTAGATCAAGTAAATCTGGTACGTTTCTAATGCTTTCAAACAAAGATGGTAGAACTCATTTTGAAATTACTTTAAATCCAAAAACATGGTCAATCTATTATAAGTGATGTCTTGCGAGCTAAAAAAGCCAGCTAAGCAATATATTCGAATCATCTTGCCTTGCATTATTCCTCATACTTACAATATGTTTCTAGCGCCTTACCTCATATCGGCGATTTTTTTAACATTTCATAGCAATGAAGGTCAGAATTTAGTCATTTACCACTTGGTGATTTAACTCGATTTTCTAGGCTTCTATAAGATGTCCATAAGAGATCCTTCTGTCAATGAGCAATATTTTTATGCAAATGTATCTGCTTTTTGCATTTGCTACTCTACTTAATCTGTGTatccattttttgtttttgttttgctaCCTTATTATATAGCTACGTGTCATGTACATTTTGAGACAGCTAGCTGTGTGATACTCTGTCCTTATCTAGATGTATTTATCAATTATTATGCAGAGATGCTATGCTCTGGTTTGAAGGATGAAGTTAAGATAGAAAGGTCTATGCTGTATGATCATTGTCCTAGTCCattatctgaagatgattttttgcgTGTTTGTCAAATCCCTCGGAAAAAGGTTAGTGACTGGCTAGACGGAAGgaactgtttttgtgtttgattCGTTCGGTATATCTTACTGTTGCAAATTACAGGGAGCAAATTTTAGGGACCTCCCTGGTGTAATCGTAGGATCTGACAATGTTGCTATATTGGATCCAAAAAGGGAGCGAATACTATTAGCATCAGGAAAGCCATTGGTGAGCAGTCTAATTTTGTGCACACTTCTGTAACTAGTGTATATTTGACATGTTAATTTGACTGGTTGATTAGTTAACGGATGGCCTCGTTACCATCCATGTTTAGAATCTCGACCCTCGTTACATAACTCGCAAAATATTAAATCAGCGGTGTACATTAAAATGTCATGTGCACACTCGTTAGAAAGTGTGCACAAAATCGAACTCGTGAGGGATTTTACTTCTCTTGGCTTTTGGTTCACATGTATTGTGTCCCATGGTACTGTACACTACAATTACTATCTTTTTACAGGTGTGTTGCTTTGCAAGTAAAAATGCATATTTAAGATTGTTTGTGCTCTTGCAGATGGCTATGTTATTTTGTTATCAGTGATGTTTTCATTCCATTAATCTTCTGTTTGGGTTACATATAGGTACCAGACTATGCCCTGACATTAGGCCAAGGAAAGTCTCGAAGGTAGTGCATTTCCCTTGTATGGTTTGGAGTATAATTTTGAGAAATGTAGGGAAGGCTCTAAAGGACTTGAGTGTTCAACTCAATGTAAACTGTGACTACATGCTATTGAATTGTTGCTTCCTAATCTTGTAGACCTTTTGCACGGTTATGGTGGGACGAGACAGTGCCGACTGTAATTACTACGCCAAATTGCCACTCCCTGGTACGAATTATTTGCTCAAGTGTTTATGTTCATCTGTAGAAACTTATTCTGAGTTGTCATACCTTAATCTTGCAGGCAGTGTTGCATCCTGAGCAAAACCGGATTATTAGTATACGGGAGTCTGCAAGGTTGCAAGGCTTTCCTGATTATTACAGGTTTCACGGGAATGTGAAGGACAAGTACGTTTTCTTGTCCATTATTCAATTAGttgttctgtttttcttttcatataacgTTTTAAAGTTTCTGTCAATGTCGACGGGTTGTTATTCCTTGCTTATTATTCAGTGTAAAACCTGCAAAGAAGTTGAACATTAATGTGGCATACTCATATGGGGATACTTGCGTAGAAGAGATAGAAAATATGATTGAAAACtctcttttttattatttgtatCTTACCCCGATGAACACTATAATTATAGAAATTGAAACTGAGTGTGCACACCTGCCTAAATGGATGTGCATTCTGTCGTATTGCTCATATGCACCCAAAAACAAGCTATTAAATTACAGTGAGCTGCTAAAATCTTAATCATCCCGGACATTCAAGGACCATATTTTTGCTCAGTTATCACTTGGCAATAATTTGACATGCAGTACTCATACTCATCCAACCTTATTCCTTACTTTTATCCATATACAATTCGAATCATTGTTGTTTTACTTTGGCAGATATCGTCAGGTGGGCAATGCAGTTGCTGTTTCTGTTTCGCGCGCATTAGGGTACGCATTAGGAACTGCATGGCTGAGACTAAGTGGGGATGAACCACTTATGATGCTTCCGCCCAAATTTTCCCTCTCCAACACTAATCAGTTGTTTCATTCATTATCATCACCTTCTGAAATTGAACAGCAGAAGACTGAAGAGTAGATAGACATAATTCTGTGTATACTTGCTGCTCATTGTACTGCATAATTTTGAATACTTTCGGTAAGAATAAGCTGTAAGCTCTAGTCAATATCGGCCGGTGAAAGTGTAACTCTGAATTCTTAATGTGAATCTAACCTCAATTTTTGATGTTTTTAatattgtgaacacacaaatcacgaaggcatccgaatgctcacaaccaatcatcgtaatctagagtgatttgtgatgatgatatcctagtgttgattccttggctcaaaaccttcaggtttatcatagcctcatctaacaactccatgcgaggcgtttgcgcacgggatataggtaaaaacaaagaaagcaaaatgtataagtaaagatccatggggttagacaaaatataaagtgctgaaatgtaaacaagaccgaggtttacgtggttcagcactaaggcctacgtccacggggtttgttgtttcactatattcttcacggttacaagagtagtcgaatgacttttgggtttacatgtttttctcttctaaaggattaacttacacttgcaatctctctctcctttccttcctgatttttccgatcccctttcctcttggtggagagggggtattaatagggttagagtgtgggacccctctctgaaggccgttggaaccttatcttctagtgtcttgtgtccatcacgcagaggtctgcgtttgccacttgatcacgcagagacatcctcgctcgttccacgggttgatcgacacgtatactgctcagattGTTTAATGAAagtggttgagatgcctgctcgtg comes from Papaver somniferum cultivar HN1 chromosome 7, ASM357369v1, whole genome shotgun sequence and encodes:
- the LOC113294748 gene encoding DNA (cytosine-5)-methyltransferase CMT2-like, whose protein sequence is MADSEKIMRRSPRNHLVSPSSPNPSSSACKNSSSSTSRRSPRFSLTPNGDSSSVKKPSKKKLKLSHDVDLKSKKQKKNAANYSFFIGDPIPLDEATKRWPWRYHADEGEKGGQNYIGRILEFFKTEEDEDYVRVQWFYRAEDTVIKDQASFHDKKRVFCSNLVNDNLLDCLVSKLEIAQLPPNVNLRSSRYVASCDYFYDMNYYLEYATFCNTMTDSITKSNDLAQCTDIQTVCNNDHSNLGKVDVVVLDLYSGCGGMSTGLCLGSKLSYVNLVTKWAVDTDEAACESFRLNHPETKIRNESAADYLDLLKEWEKLCKLYRIDCAEISPSSNSRTSRIKTRSNADNEISSDEFEVSELLDICYGDPNETGKRELTFKVRWKGYGSSDDTWEPSKGLSNCQDKIRDFVREGFKKKILPLPGDVDVVCGGPPCQGISGYNRFRNVDAPLDDEKNQQIIIFMDIVKFLKPKYVLMENVADILRFADGVLGRYALSRLVHMNYQARVGIIAAGCYGLPQFRLRTFLWGAHPSVKLPQFPLPTHDVIVRYGGPREFERCIVAYDEGQPRSLEKALVLRDALSDLPEVTTHETRDEMPYKEDPLTEFQKYIRSSKSEMLCSGLKDEVKIERSMLYDHCPSPLSEDDFLRVCQIPRKKGANFRDLPGVIVGSDNVAILDPKRERILLASGKPLVPDYALTLGQGKSRRPFARLWWDETVPTVITTPNCHSLAVLHPEQNRIISIRESARLQGFPDYYRFHGNVKDKYRQVGNAVAVSVSRALGYALGTAWLRLSGDEPLMMLPPKFSLSNTNQLFHSLSSPSEIEQQKTEE